In a genomic window of Aeromonas veronii:
- the purN gene encoding phosphoribosylglycinamide formyltransferase, translating to MKRILVLISGSGSNLQAILDHCTSGKIAGEVVGVISNKADAYGLVRAKEAGVATSILAQQQFASREEYDAALLALMADYQPDLVVLAGFMRILSGDLVRHFAGRMINIHPSLLPKYQGLHTHQRAIDDGEREHGASVHFVTEELDGGPVILQARVPIFEGDTADEVAARVQAQEHSIYPLVVRWFCEGRLQMVDSAVQLDGALLGPAGYASE from the coding sequence ATGAAACGCATCCTGGTGCTCATCTCCGGCAGCGGCAGCAATCTGCAGGCGATCCTCGACCACTGCACCAGCGGCAAGATTGCAGGGGAAGTGGTCGGTGTCATCAGCAACAAGGCCGATGCCTATGGTCTGGTTCGTGCCAAAGAGGCGGGTGTGGCGACCTCCATTCTGGCCCAGCAGCAGTTTGCCAGCCGGGAGGAGTATGACGCTGCCCTGCTGGCGCTGATGGCAGACTATCAGCCGGATCTGGTGGTGCTGGCCGGGTTTATGCGGATATTGAGCGGCGATCTGGTGCGCCATTTCGCCGGCAGAATGATCAATATCCACCCCTCCCTGCTGCCCAAGTATCAGGGCTTGCACACCCACCAGCGCGCTATCGACGATGGGGAGCGCGAGCACGGTGCGAGCGTCCACTTCGTCACCGAAGAGCTGGACGGTGGGCCGGTGATCCTGCAGGCCCGCGTGCCCATCTTTGAAGGGGATACGGCGGATGAGGTAGCGGCACGGGTACAGGCGCAGGAGCACAGCATCTACCCGTTGGTGGTGCGCTGGTTCTGCGAAGGCAGGCTGCAGATGGTGGATAGCGCCGTGCAACTGGATGGCGCCCTGCTGGGCCCCGCGGGTTATGCCAGCGAGTAA
- the purM gene encoding phosphoribosylformylglycinamidine cyclo-ligase, with the protein MTDKTSLSYKDAGVDIDAGNALVERIKGVSKRTRRPEVLGGLGGFGALCQIPAGYKEPVLVSGTDGVGTKLRLAIDLKKHDTVGIDLVAMCVNDLIVQGAEPLFFLDYYATGKLDVDTAAAVVTGIGAGCEQSGCALVGGETAEMPGMYEGEDYDIAGFCVGVVEKSDIIDGSKVGEGDALIALAASGPHSNGFSLIRKILEVSKADVHQPLGDTTLANALLEPTRIYVKPVLKLIKECEIHALSHITGGGFWENIPRVLPANTQAVIDEQSWQWPAVFSWLQQAGNVTRHEMYRTFNCGVGMIIALPANQLEKALTLLKAQGENAWHIGHIAKAADGEEQVVIK; encoded by the coding sequence GTGACTGACAAAACCTCACTGAGCTACAAGGATGCTGGCGTAGATATCGATGCCGGCAATGCACTGGTTGAACGTATCAAGGGCGTGTCAAAGCGCACTCGTCGTCCTGAAGTCCTTGGTGGTCTTGGCGGCTTTGGGGCCTTGTGTCAAATCCCTGCGGGCTACAAGGAGCCGGTACTGGTCTCCGGTACCGATGGTGTGGGCACCAAGCTGCGGCTGGCCATCGACCTGAAGAAGCACGACACCGTGGGCATCGATCTGGTGGCCATGTGCGTCAATGACCTGATCGTACAGGGCGCCGAACCGCTGTTCTTCCTCGACTACTATGCGACCGGCAAGCTGGACGTGGACACCGCGGCCGCGGTGGTCACCGGGATCGGTGCCGGTTGCGAGCAGTCAGGCTGTGCCCTGGTGGGCGGCGAGACCGCCGAGATGCCGGGTATGTATGAAGGGGAAGACTACGACATCGCCGGTTTCTGCGTCGGTGTGGTGGAGAAGAGCGACATCATCGACGGCAGCAAGGTCGGTGAAGGGGATGCCCTGATCGCCTTGGCCGCCAGCGGCCCTCACTCCAACGGCTTCTCCCTGATCCGTAAAATTCTGGAAGTCTCCAAAGCCGACGTGCATCAGCCGCTGGGTGACACCACCCTGGCCAACGCTCTGCTGGAGCCGACCCGCATCTATGTGAAACCTGTGCTCAAACTCATCAAGGAGTGCGAGATCCACGCCCTCTCCCACATCACCGGCGGCGGCTTCTGGGAGAACATCCCGCGCGTACTGCCTGCCAACACTCAAGCGGTGATCGATGAGCAGAGCTGGCAGTGGCCGGCAGTGTTCAGCTGGCTGCAGCAGGCTGGCAACGTCACCCGTCACGAGATGTATCGCACCTTCAACTGCGGTGTCGGCATGATCATCGCCCTGCCCGCCAACCAGCTGGAGAAGGCGCTGACCCTGCTCAAGGCACAAGGCGAGAACGCATGGCACATCGGTCATATCGCCAAGGCCGCCGATGGTGAGGAGCAGGTCGTCATTAAATGA
- the upp gene encoding uracil phosphoribosyltransferase encodes MKVVEVKHPLVKHKIGLMREGDISTKRFRELAKEVGSLLTYEATSDFETEKVTIDGWNGPVEVDQIKGKKVTVVPILRAGLGMMDGVLEHMPSARVSVVGIYRDEETLQPVPYFEKIVSNIEERLALVIDPMLATGGSMIATIDLLKKKGCQSIKVLVLVAAPEGLKALEAAHPDVELYCASIDQGLNEKGYIVPGLGDAGDKIFGTK; translated from the coding sequence ATGAAAGTCGTTGAAGTCAAACACCCCCTGGTCAAACACAAGATCGGTCTGATGCGTGAAGGCGATATCAGCACCAAGCGTTTCCGTGAACTGGCCAAAGAAGTGGGCAGTTTGTTGACCTATGAAGCGACCTCTGACTTCGAAACCGAGAAGGTTACCATCGATGGCTGGAATGGGCCAGTAGAAGTTGACCAGATCAAGGGCAAGAAGGTCACCGTCGTACCTATCCTGCGTGCCGGCCTTGGCATGATGGATGGCGTGCTGGAGCACATGCCGAGCGCCCGCGTCAGCGTGGTCGGTATCTACCGTGACGAAGAGACCCTGCAACCGGTTCCCTATTTCGAGAAGATCGTCAGCAACATCGAAGAGCGTCTGGCGCTGGTCATCGATCCTATGCTGGCCACCGGTGGCTCCATGATTGCCACCATCGATCTGCTGAAGAAGAAAGGCTGCCAATCCATCAAGGTGCTGGTACTGGTTGCCGCGCCGGAAGGGCTCAAGGCGCTGGAAGCCGCTCACCCTGATGTAGAGCTCTACTGCGCCTCCATCGACCAAGGCCTGAACGAGAAGGGCTACATCGTGCCGGGTCTGGGCGATGCGGGCGACAAGATCTTCGGTACCAAGTAA